A portion of the Platichthys flesus chromosome 7, fPlaFle2.1, whole genome shotgun sequence genome contains these proteins:
- the aurkaip1 gene encoding aurora kinase A-interacting protein — protein MFTSKVVPCLSLLRRAAGALPTHGEFLNRCGQPVFPALSLSRRQNLSNYSTAADNTPPPRWTQLEPELDEALVPRKLSVSPLESWLSLRYSLPSLLESPQPMEDIDLLEEKLLPPICVPVLEDDSGSVTPLSCKNVLKIRRRMMNRHKYRKLQKRIKFLKRRVLESRGKKKQKRFEDDLRRIWTRAGLKKAPEGWSAPKIFVKQHGNRRS, from the exons ATGTTTACTTCAAAGGTCGTCCCCTGTCTAAGTCTATTACGTAGAGCAGCTG GTGCACTTCCCACCCATGGAGAGTTTCTGAACCGATGTGGCCAGCCGGTCttccctgctctctccctctcacgcAGACAGAATCTCAGCAACTACTCGACAGCAGCAGACAACACACCACCTCCCCGATGGACACAGCTCGAGCCAGAACTGGACGAAGCCCTCGTGCCACGTAAACTTTCAGTTAGTCCTCTGGAGAGCTGGCTCTCCCTGCGCTACTCCCTCCCTTCCCTGCTGGAGTCCCCTCAGCCAATGGAGGACATAgacctgctggaggagaagttGCTGCCCCCCATCTGTGTCCCTGTTCTGGAGGATGACTCAGGCTCGGTGACGCCCCTCAGCTGTAAGAATGTTCTGAAGATCAGGCGGCGGATGATGAATCGGCATAAATATAGGAAGCTGCAAAAACGGATTAAGTTCTTGAAAAGGAGAGTGCTGGAAAGCAGGGGAAAGAAGAAACAG AAACGATTTGAGGATGATCTGAGGAGGATTTGGACGCGAGCCGGACTGAAGAAGGCTCCAGAGGGATGGAGTGCACCGAAGATCTTCGTCAAACAGCACGGAAACAGAAGGTCGTGA